Proteins from one uncultured Desulfuromonas sp. genomic window:
- a CDS encoding hydantoinase B/oxoprolinase family protein: MAVPWSGIRFAIDRGGTFTDVYAQLPDGRSFVHKLLSEDPHNYTDAPREGIRRILEQIGGEALPEQFSAEGIASVRMGTTVATNALLEHKGAKTALLISEGFADLLQIGDQTRPELFALHVQQPTPLYDEVVEIGERIRPVQPQEQADVVGSDGRGYRILQAPQMRQVRAQLTHLRQHGYDSVAVVLAHGYACPDHEQQVGALARELGFSQVSLSHEVMPTARLVARGDTTVVDAYLTPKIRQYSDGFRNGFSDGLAQCELRFMTSDGGLVPAPAFSGSRALLSGPAGGVVGFAQTCRQVFPDRPVIGFDMGGTSTDVSRFDGDYDLIQQSEIAGTRIQAPQLNIQTVAAGGGSRLFFRHGMFEVGPESAGADPGPVCYRKGGHLTVTDANLLLGRLQPDFFPKIFGEDEQQPLDLDATRQAFAVLTNEVNQWLSEQERPPMTAEQVAAGFLDVANEQMARPVRAVSVQKGFDLAEHVLACFGGAGGQHACAMARKLGMETIFLHRHAGILSAYGMALAQPVCELQQAASGELAPDTLATLDGVHRQLAEQACQSLLAQGVDRRQIDCHCYLNLRYAGTDHAMMMMRPDDGDYGRTFRNAYRREYGFELASPIEIDDVRVRAVARQEGSLTECAVAVGHLPESLATVACYFDGAYHETPVYPWSDRCAEATLIGPALLIRDTATVVVEPGCEARFNAGGDLNISVGARVQNYTTALDPVQLALLSNRFMSIAEQMGYALQRTAISTNIKERCDFSCALFDADGALIANAPHTPVHLGAMGEAVRAQIAVNDEPLQPGDVLLSNHPAMGGSHLPDMTVISPLWHDGRIVMYVANRGHHADIGGVTPGSMPPFSRSLDEEGCAIRRMKLVDGGVFQEVPLREVLQAAGSRRIEDNLSDFKAQAAANQCGIWLLGELADQVGLACVQAYMGYLQDHAEAAVRDGLLHLVAQHGGKRQLTAEDFLDDGTAVRLTVDIDSQGRAHFDFRDSDQQQWGNLNAPLAVTWSAILYALRCLVAEPIPLNHGCLRPVRLSVAEGSVLAPDEQAAVVGGNVLTSQRIVDVLFKAFGCVAASQGCMNNLTFGNEQFGYYETIGGGSGAGPDWDGCSGVHSHMTNTRITDPEILELRYPVLLRQFAIRYGSGGCGRHPGGNGLIRELEFLQPLTASILSERRVFAPYGLEGGGYGRCGRNHVWFAGRGWINLTGKNSVAVAAGDRLRIETPGGGGFGKCNDRCASSAMIQQCSKRIGGC, translated from the coding sequence ATGGCGGTACCCTGGTCCGGAATCCGTTTTGCCATTGATCGTGGCGGCACGTTTACCGATGTCTATGCCCAACTGCCCGACGGGCGCAGCTTTGTGCATAAGCTGCTCTCCGAAGACCCGCACAATTACACGGATGCACCGCGCGAAGGGATCCGCCGTATCCTCGAGCAGATTGGCGGCGAGGCGTTGCCGGAACAATTCAGTGCCGAGGGCATTGCTTCGGTGCGGATGGGAACGACCGTGGCCACCAACGCGCTGCTGGAGCACAAAGGGGCCAAAACCGCGTTGCTGATCAGCGAAGGTTTTGCCGATCTGCTGCAGATTGGTGACCAGACCCGCCCCGAGTTGTTTGCATTGCATGTTCAGCAGCCGACACCACTCTATGACGAGGTGGTGGAAATCGGCGAACGGATCCGCCCGGTACAGCCGCAGGAACAGGCCGATGTCGTGGGCAGTGATGGCCGTGGTTATCGGATCCTCCAAGCGCCGCAGATGAGACAGGTGCGTGCGCAACTGACGCACCTGCGCCAACACGGCTATGACAGTGTTGCCGTGGTACTGGCCCATGGTTATGCCTGCCCCGACCATGAACAGCAAGTGGGGGCGCTGGCGCGAGAACTCGGCTTTTCTCAGGTGTCGCTGTCGCATGAGGTGATGCCGACGGCACGGCTGGTGGCGCGGGGTGATACCACGGTGGTTGATGCTTATCTGACGCCGAAAATCCGTCAGTACAGCGATGGATTTCGCAATGGATTCAGCGATGGATTGGCGCAGTGCGAATTGCGCTTTATGACCTCCGATGGTGGCTTGGTGCCTGCCCCAGCTTTTAGCGGTAGCCGTGCGTTGTTGTCCGGTCCGGCCGGTGGTGTGGTCGGTTTTGCCCAAACCTGTCGGCAGGTGTTTCCCGATCGGCCGGTGATCGGTTTTGACATGGGTGGCACCTCAACGGATGTGTCGCGTTTTGACGGCGACTACGATCTGATTCAACAGAGCGAGATTGCCGGGACACGCATCCAGGCTCCGCAGCTCAATATTCAGACCGTCGCCGCAGGCGGTGGCTCGCGGCTGTTCTTCCGCCATGGCATGTTTGAGGTCGGCCCGGAGTCGGCCGGTGCTGATCCGGGGCCGGTGTGTTATCGCAAGGGCGGGCACCTGACCGTCACTGATGCCAACCTGCTGTTAGGCCGTCTGCAGCCGGATTTCTTTCCGAAGATCTTTGGTGAGGATGAACAACAGCCACTCGATCTGGACGCCACCCGTCAAGCCTTTGCCGTGTTGACCAATGAGGTGAATCAGTGGCTCTCTGAGCAGGAGCGGCCGCCCATGACCGCCGAACAAGTGGCCGCAGGCTTTCTTGATGTCGCCAACGAGCAGATGGCGCGTCCGGTGCGAGCGGTGTCGGTGCAGAAAGGCTTTGATCTGGCTGAGCATGTGCTGGCTTGTTTCGGTGGCGCTGGCGGTCAACATGCCTGTGCCATGGCGCGCAAGCTGGGTATGGAAACTATCTTTCTTCATCGCCATGCTGGAATCCTGTCTGCTTACGGCATGGCGTTGGCACAACCGGTGTGCGAGTTGCAACAGGCGGCCAGTGGTGAACTGGCACCAGACACCTTGGCAACGCTCGATGGCGTGCACCGGCAGCTGGCGGAGCAAGCTTGCCAGAGTCTGCTTGCTCAGGGTGTTGATCGACGCCAGATCGACTGTCACTGTTATCTCAACCTGCGCTATGCCGGAACCGATCATGCCATGATGATGATGCGACCGGACGACGGCGATTATGGCCGTACCTTTCGCAACGCCTACCGCCGCGAATACGGCTTTGAACTCGCGTCGCCAATTGAAATTGATGATGTGCGGGTGCGGGCCGTCGCACGTCAGGAGGGCTCTCTGACCGAGTGTGCTGTTGCTGTGGGACACCTGCCCGAGTCGTTGGCGACGGTGGCGTGTTACTTCGATGGTGCGTATCATGAGACGCCTGTGTATCCGTGGTCGGACCGCTGTGCTGAAGCAACGCTCATCGGGCCGGCGCTATTGATCCGCGACACGGCAACTGTGGTGGTTGAGCCGGGTTGCGAAGCGCGTTTCAACGCGGGCGGTGACCTGAACATCTCGGTGGGCGCCCGTGTTCAGAACTATACGACCGCGTTGGATCCGGTGCAGTTGGCGTTGCTCAGTAATCGTTTCATGTCCATCGCTGAACAGATGGGCTACGCATTGCAGCGTACGGCCATCTCCACCAACATCAAAGAGCGCTGCGATTTTTCTTGTGCCCTGTTTGATGCCGATGGCGCGCTGATTGCCAATGCGCCCCACACGCCGGTGCATCTCGGTGCCATGGGTGAAGCGGTACGGGCGCAGATCGCTGTTAATGACGAGCCGCTTCAACCCGGCGATGTGCTGCTCAGCAATCACCCGGCCATGGGAGGCAGTCACCTGCCCGATATGACGGTGATCTCGCCGTTGTGGCATGACGGACGGATTGTCATGTATGTGGCCAATCGCGGTCATCATGCCGATATCGGCGGAGTGACGCCGGGGTCCATGCCACCGTTCTCACGCTCGCTCGACGAAGAGGGCTGCGCCATCCGCCGTATGAAGCTGGTTGACGGCGGGGTGTTTCAGGAGGTGCCGTTGCGTGAGGTCCTTCAGGCGGCCGGCAGTCGGCGAATCGAGGATAATCTGTCCGATTTCAAGGCGCAGGCGGCGGCCAATCAGTGCGGAATCTGGCTGCTGGGTGAGCTGGCCGATCAGGTTGGCTTAGCCTGTGTTCAGGCCTATATGGGCTATCTTCAGGACCATGCCGAAGCTGCCGTGCGTGACGGATTATTGCACCTGGTGGCGCAGCACGGTGGCAAGCGACAACTTACGGCTGAAGACTTTCTTGATGACGGTACGGCCGTGCGTCTGACCGTGGATATCGATTCGCAGGGGCGGGCCCATTTTGACTTTCGTGACAGTGACCAGCAGCAGTGGGGCAATCTGAATGCGCCATTGGCCGTGACCTGGTCGGCGATCCTTTATGCGTTGCGCTGTCTGGTCGCCGAACCGATTCCCCTCAATCACGGCTGTCTGCGTCCGGTACGTCTGAGCGTGGCAGAAGGTTCGGTTCTGGCTCCCGATGAACAGGCCGCCGTCGTTGGTGGTAATGTGCTGACCTCGCAACGGATTGTCGATGTGTTGTTCAAGGCGTTTGGTTGTGTGGCCGCCTCGCAGGGGTGTATGAATAACCTGACCTTTGGCAACGAGCAGTTTGGCTATTACGAGACCATTGGTGGCGGCAGCGGCGCCGGACCGGACTGGGATGGCTGTTCCGGGGTGCATAGCCATATGACCAACACCCGGATCACCGATCCGGAGATTCTCGAATTACGTTATCCAGTGCTGTTGCGTCAATTTGCCATCCGTTATGGTTCCGGTGGTTGTGGGCGTCATCCGGGAGGCAACGGTCTGATCCGTGAACTCGAATTTCTACAACCGTTGACCGCCTCGATTCTCTCAGAGCGTCGGGTGTTTGCGCCCTACGGACTCGAAGGCGGTGGCTACGGACGCTGTGGTCGTAACCACGTGTGGTTTGCCGGGCGCGGTTGGATCAACCTGACGGGCAAAAACAGCGTTGCCGTGGCTGCCGGAGATCGGTTGCGCATTGAAACGCCCGGTGGCGGCGGCTTTGGAAAATGTAACGACAGATGCGCCAGCTCTGCTATGATACAACAGTGTAGTAAACGGATAGGTGGGTGTTGA
- a CDS encoding sensor domain-containing diguanylate cyclase → MRHDKSLFERVRENEQLAEKFYKVELKILSTLKFADFFDTLLKEISDVFQVPFVWFSLIADTEVAAMLQQCGGTCGERQRINLIDRHQLQRLIGDELCVQLVNEQLQRYLPLLPKDQHYAVRSIAVAPITLDGMVIGTLNQADVDGQRFAPGLNTVLLERLALKVAICLSNVTAHEKLRSQACLDPLTGLLNRRVLGQVLQREFDRACRYETALSVVFIDLNDFKQVNDNHGHDAGDLLLQYLADCLQRYSRTTDLVARYAGDEFVLVLPQTSAKKAGLLMERLDKELSRQGMLYGDALVAVSLSYGVASLPDGDVSSPEQMLKKADQALYRHKRRSKVHSVSRHESAGLNAD, encoded by the coding sequence ATGCGTCATGACAAAAGTCTTTTTGAGCGGGTTCGTGAAAACGAGCAGTTGGCTGAAAAATTTTACAAAGTGGAGTTGAAGATTCTCTCCACCTTGAAGTTCGCAGATTTCTTTGACACCTTGCTCAAGGAAATTTCCGATGTTTTTCAGGTGCCTTTTGTCTGGTTTTCGCTGATTGCCGATACCGAAGTGGCGGCTATGTTGCAGCAATGCGGAGGCACCTGCGGCGAACGGCAACGGATTAACCTGATCGACCGCCATCAACTGCAGCGTTTGATCGGTGATGAGCTCTGTGTGCAATTAGTCAATGAGCAGTTGCAGCGCTATCTGCCGCTGTTGCCGAAAGATCAGCACTACGCGGTGCGCTCCATTGCGGTGGCACCGATTACGCTCGACGGCATGGTGATCGGCACGCTTAACCAGGCGGATGTTGATGGTCAGCGGTTTGCGCCGGGGCTCAATACCGTGTTACTGGAGCGCCTGGCGCTCAAGGTCGCGATTTGTCTGTCCAACGTCACAGCCCATGAGAAACTACGCTCTCAGGCGTGTCTTGATCCGCTGACCGGTTTGCTCAATCGCCGGGTTCTTGGCCAGGTGCTGCAGCGTGAGTTTGACCGGGCGTGTCGTTACGAGACCGCATTGTCTGTTGTGTTTATCGACCTCAACGATTTCAAGCAGGTCAATGACAACCATGGCCATGATGCCGGGGATCTGTTGTTGCAGTATCTGGCGGATTGTCTGCAGCGCTACAGTCGCACCACGGATCTGGTTGCCCGCTATGCCGGTGATGAATTTGTTTTGGTGCTGCCTCAGACCAGTGCCAAAAAAGCCGGTTTGCTTATGGAACGGCTGGATAAAGAATTAAGCCGCCAGGGCATGCTCTATGGGGACGCTCTGGTGGCGGTCTCGCTGAGTTATGGTGTGGCCAGTTTGCCGGATGGAGATGTCTCCAGCCCGGAACAGATGTTGAAAAAAGCCGATCAGGCTCTTTATCGTCATAAACGACGCAGTAAGGTTCATTCCGTCAGTCGTCATGAAAGTGCAGGTTTGAATGCAGATTAA
- the yihA gene encoding ribosome biogenesis GTP-binding protein YihA/YsxC codes for MQIKTAQFVKSATRPGNYPPAERPEIAFAGRSNVGKSSLLNAMVQRKSLVRTSSTPGRTQLINFFDLNDEMYLVDLPGYGFAKVPMAVKKQWGPMIQTYLQSRQSLCAVVVLFDIRRVPREEDLQLLDWLEEYEVPTIPVITKVDKVSRNRRAAQIAPIAEATGLPAEAFSLFSALTKEGRDEIWERLEIAMEECSCLDAEV; via the coding sequence ATGCAGATTAAAACGGCCCAGTTTGTCAAAAGTGCCACCCGCCCCGGTAATTATCCGCCGGCAGAGCGCCCTGAAATTGCCTTTGCCGGTCGCAGTAATGTCGGTAAGAGCTCCCTGCTGAACGCCATGGTGCAACGTAAAAGCCTGGTGCGGACCTCGTCGACACCTGGGCGTACGCAGTTGATTAACTTCTTCGATCTCAACGACGAGATGTATCTTGTCGACCTGCCCGGATACGGCTTTGCCAAAGTGCCCATGGCGGTAAAAAAACAATGGGGGCCGATGATCCAGACCTATCTGCAGAGCCGTCAATCGCTGTGTGCTGTGGTGGTGTTATTCGACATCCGTCGGGTACCGCGTGAGGAGGACTTGCAGTTGCTTGACTGGCTCGAGGAGTACGAAGTGCCGACCATTCCGGTGATCACCAAAGTGGACAAGGTCAGCCGCAACCGACGTGCGGCGCAGATTGCACCGATTGCCGAAGCCACCGGATTACCGGCGGAAGCTTTCAGTCTGTTTTCGGCGTTGACCAAAGAGGGGCGCGATGAGATTTGGGAGCGATTGGAAATTGCCATGGAAGAGTGCTCCTGTCTTGACGCAGAGGTCTGA
- the cbiE gene encoding precorrin-6y C5,15-methyltransferase (decarboxylating) subunit CbiE gives MGIVYVVGAGIEGQEGFSARALSLVRQARVLYGAPRLLELFSDLDVEKVALSGNDDLSQLVKDQPGPVVVLTSGDPLFFSIGRNLLRNLPKDRLEFVPNVSSVQSAFSRIKEPWDDAVFISTEQRTLADIGDRIIANDKAAVLTDARHTPASIADELLRRGFDGYTVYLCENLGTAHERIVKTSVQELPTMQAAELNVLILIKRYDNAAPEDKPTLGIADSEFFTMKKQITPEEVRVVALAKLQLRHDMVLWDIGAGSGSISIEADFLLPHGRIFAVERNIEYLKFLRENLNRFHPRNVRVVEGEAPSCLEDLPDPDRVFIGGSGGNLWELLEAVDGRLPADGRVVLTAMTLDTLVASSDFFGNSGYLVDVTTLNVARTSSNTDYKVFEAHNPVYIIVATKAQD, from the coding sequence ATGGGAATCGTTTATGTGGTTGGTGCCGGGATTGAAGGGCAGGAAGGGTTTAGCGCCCGGGCCTTAAGTCTGGTGCGCCAGGCGCGGGTTCTTTATGGTGCACCGCGGTTGCTGGAGTTGTTCAGCGATCTTGATGTGGAGAAAGTGGCGCTCAGCGGTAACGACGATCTGTCGCAGTTGGTGAAAGATCAGCCTGGGCCGGTTGTCGTTCTGACCTCCGGTGATCCGCTGTTTTTCAGTATCGGTCGCAACCTGTTGCGCAATCTCCCCAAAGACCGCCTTGAATTTGTTCCCAATGTCAGCTCGGTACAGTCCGCGTTTTCCCGGATTAAAGAGCCGTGGGATGACGCCGTATTTATCTCCACTGAACAGCGGACTCTGGCCGATATCGGCGATCGGATTATTGCCAACGACAAGGCAGCGGTGCTGACCGATGCGCGTCATACCCCGGCAAGTATTGCCGACGAATTACTGCGGCGTGGTTTTGACGGCTACACCGTGTATTTGTGTGAAAACCTTGGGACAGCCCACGAACGCATTGTTAAAACCTCGGTTCAGGAACTGCCGACCATGCAGGCTGCGGAACTCAACGTATTGATCCTGATCAAGCGTTATGACAACGCCGCGCCGGAGGACAAGCCGACTCTGGGGATTGCCGATAGTGAATTTTTTACCATGAAAAAGCAGATCACCCCGGAAGAGGTGCGGGTGGTGGCTTTGGCGAAATTGCAGTTGCGTCATGACATGGTATTGTGGGATATAGGCGCCGGCAGTGGTTCCATCAGTATTGAAGCGGACTTTTTGTTGCCCCACGGAAGGATTTTTGCCGTCGAGCGCAACATTGAATATCTCAAATTTCTGCGGGAAAACCTCAACCGCTTTCATCCGCGCAATGTTCGGGTGGTTGAGGGCGAAGCACCCAGTTGCCTCGAAGACCTGCCCGATCCGGACCGGGTGTTTATCGGTGGCTCCGGTGGTAACCTGTGGGAACTGCTTGAGGCGGTCGATGGACGCTTGCCGGCCGATGGCCGGGTGGTTCTGACCGCCATGACTCTCGATACCCTGGTGGCATCGAGCGACTTTTTTGGAAATTCGGGATATCTGGTGGATGTGACAACCCTCAATGTGGCTCGTACCAGCAGCAATACCGATTACAAGGTCTTTGAGGCCCATAATCCCGTCTATATTATTGTAGCGACCAAGGCTCAGGATTAG
- a CDS encoding PilZ domain-containing protein, whose translation MELKERRRDPRYNTLNFVYFSFQDPANGDGEYMGKTLDASLRGLLLEVHLPLPIGQRLNLSVGACEDIFEFSGEVVHCMDHDDSMFCTGIEFDPMTVEQKEKLEHYLTAFAQEKEG comes from the coding sequence ATGGAACTAAAAGAGCGACGCCGTGATCCACGGTACAACACACTGAATTTTGTTTATTTCAGCTTTCAAGACCCAGCCAATGGTGATGGAGAGTATATGGGCAAGACCCTTGACGCCAGTTTGCGTGGTCTGTTGCTCGAAGTACATCTTCCGTTGCCGATTGGTCAACGTCTGAATTTAAGTGTTGGTGCCTGTGAAGATATTTTCGAATTTTCCGGCGAAGTGGTCCATTGCATGGATCATGATGACAGCATGTTTTGCACCGGGATTGAATTTGATCCGATGACTGTGGAGCAAAAAGAGAAGCTGGAACACTATCTCACCGCGTTCGCCCAGGAAAAAGAGGGATAG
- a CDS encoding tRNA-dihydrouridine synthase family protein: MKTLPWQKGTFPLMLAPMQGLTNRAMRAVQCDIGQPDVVFTEFVRVSHVARQRITPSDRREIQAGVAGVPLVVQLIGHRSETLAEAARIVADLGGTHVNLNMGCPFGRTTTGKTGGAMLQEPEKIGDCLRSIRAAFHGSVSVKVRAGYDDPEQIFELLPVFEECGVDFIVLHPRTVVQKYADDADHGVTARVVAATALPVIANGDLFNEGRARQVAEQTGAAGLMLGRGAIADPWLFQRIRCRGAEPDASQRLQQMAVYFDRLSDNYVPLFCGEQQVLSKLKNVLDAFVDPEVQTLKKKLRRCKTLSQFHDVLRAASLHM; encoded by the coding sequence GTGAAAACATTACCTTGGCAAAAGGGGACGTTTCCCCTGATGCTGGCTCCGATGCAGGGGCTTACCAATCGGGCCATGCGGGCTGTCCAATGTGATATTGGACAGCCCGATGTCGTTTTTACCGAATTTGTTCGTGTCAGTCACGTTGCCCGCCAGCGCATTACGCCGAGTGATCGGCGTGAGATTCAGGCGGGTGTGGCCGGAGTGCCTCTGGTTGTGCAGTTGATTGGTCATCGCAGCGAGACCCTGGCCGAAGCGGCGCGGATCGTTGCCGACCTCGGTGGGACCCATGTCAATCTCAACATGGGCTGCCCTTTTGGGCGGACGACAACGGGTAAAACCGGTGGCGCCATGCTGCAGGAACCGGAAAAAATAGGGGATTGTCTGCGGTCGATACGAGCCGCCTTTCACGGCTCTGTGTCGGTTAAAGTGCGTGCCGGTTACGACGATCCTGAGCAGATTTTTGAGTTGTTGCCGGTATTTGAAGAGTGTGGCGTTGATTTTATCGTGCTCCATCCACGCACGGTGGTGCAAAAATACGCGGATGATGCGGATCATGGTGTGACCGCACGGGTTGTGGCGGCCACGGCGCTGCCGGTGATTGCCAACGGTGATCTGTTCAATGAAGGCCGGGCACGACAGGTGGCAGAGCAGACCGGTGCTGCCGGGCTGATGTTAGGACGTGGTGCCATTGCTGACCCATGGTTGTTTCAGCGGATCCGTTGTCGTGGTGCTGAGCCCGATGCCTCACAACGCCTGCAGCAGATGGCCGTTTATTTTGACCGTCTGTCTGACAACTATGTCCCGTTGTTTTGCGGTGAACAGCAGGTGTTAAGCAAGTTGAAGAACGTGCTCGACGCATTTGTGGATCCCGAGGTGCAGACGTTGAAAAAAAAGTTGCGTCGTTGTAAGACGTTATCTCAATTCCATGATGTTTTACGGGCCGCCTCGCTGCACATGTGA
- a CDS encoding cytochrome c3 family protein — protein MEKRVSRWVSLGLIAAVLLLFGAQSALADMETCLECHDDVVTANDFMASVHGQQEFECLDCHEVEDLTAHVDEGVLPGPVNCANCHDSIAEEHAGSVHAQNDVGCADCHGGIHTLEEAPAGKQSIVNGCNNCHEMEGYAESTHGKAIAEGNEDGASCADCHGLHAITGLSTCDVKVARSFGTDACITCHGDEEMMERNEVYSGAVHTYLASYHGKSYRLGYPELTATCADCHGSHDIYPEDNPAATINLENRADTCGKCHEGSSRLFSQFYSHGDHSDFGNYPVLAVTFWAMTALLVGTFSVFWLHSLLWMIRGIAENKEKKAALAAGKAHIEIPDGHRVYKRFQNYHIFMHLLVIISFLILALTGLPLKFSSQHWAQVMMDFYGGTANAAFGHRIGACITFVYFGMAIVLSINFLFFRKDIPGMWLQRLFGPDSLMPNFRDIKDVTGMVRWFLWKGPKPTFERWNYWEKFDFIAVFWGMFAIGGSGLMLWFPEFFGSFLPGWVFNVATIVHSDEALLATGFIFSVHFFNTHLRPEKFPMDFVIFNGEMHKEEFVEERGDQWKRYQELGITEQFFKEKTSSPLYGLILRIFGFTAVAIGVTLLVLMVVAILGGSH, from the coding sequence ATGGAGAAAAGGGTATCGCGTTGGGTATCGTTGGGCCTGATTGCAGCAGTTCTGCTGCTGTTTGGCGCCCAGAGTGCTCTGGCAGATATGGAAACCTGCCTTGAATGTCATGACGATGTCGTTACAGCCAATGACTTTATGGCATCGGTCCATGGCCAGCAAGAGTTTGAGTGTCTTGATTGCCATGAGGTTGAAGATCTGACGGCTCACGTCGACGAGGGTGTGCTGCCCGGTCCCGTTAATTGTGCCAATTGCCACGACTCGATTGCTGAAGAGCATGCCGGTAGTGTTCATGCACAAAACGACGTAGGCTGTGCCGATTGTCATGGCGGCATCCATACGCTGGAGGAAGCTCCCGCCGGCAAGCAGTCCATCGTCAATGGGTGTAACAACTGTCACGAGATGGAAGGCTATGCCGAATCCACTCATGGCAAGGCCATTGCAGAAGGCAATGAAGATGGTGCGTCCTGTGCCGACTGTCACGGTCTGCATGCTATTACCGGCCTGTCCACCTGTGATGTGAAGGTGGCCCGTTCTTTCGGAACGGATGCCTGTATTACCTGTCACGGTGACGAAGAGATGATGGAGCGCAACGAAGTCTACAGCGGTGCGGTCCATACCTATCTGGCCAGCTATCATGGTAAGAGTTATCGACTCGGTTATCCTGAGCTGACGGCCACCTGTGCTGACTGCCACGGCAGCCATGACATCTATCCGGAAGACAATCCTGCGGCAACCATCAATCTTGAAAACCGTGCCGATACGTGCGGTAAGTGTCATGAAGGTTCCAGCCGTCTGTTCAGCCAATTTTATTCTCACGGCGATCACTCCGACTTTGGTAACTATCCGGTACTGGCTGTGACCTTCTGGGCCATGACCGCTCTGCTGGTGGGTACTTTCTCCGTATTCTGGCTGCACTCTCTTCTTTGGATGATTCGCGGCATTGCCGAGAACAAAGAGAAGAAAGCCGCTCTGGCTGCCGGCAAGGCGCACATTGAGATTCCTGACGGGCATCGCGTCTACAAGCGTTTCCAGAACTACCATATTTTCATGCACTTGCTGGTTATTATCAGCTTCCTGATCCTGGCTCTGACCGGTCTGCCGCTGAAATTCTCCAGCCAGCACTGGGCACAGGTGATGATGGACTTCTACGGTGGAACCGCCAACGCCGCGTTTGGTCACCGCATTGGCGCCTGCATCACATTCGTCTACTTTGGTATGGCGATTGTTCTGAGCATCAACTTCCTGTTCTTCCGGAAGGATATTCCGGGAATGTGGCTGCAGCGTCTGTTTGGCCCGGATTCTCTGATGCCGAACTTCCGTGATATTAAAGACGTGACCGGCATGGTGCGCTGGTTCCTGTGGAAAGGTCCCAAGCCGACCTTTGAGCGCTGGAACTACTGGGAAAAATTCGACTTCATCGCGGTCTTCTGGGGTATGTTTGCCATCGGTGGCTCCGGTCTGATGTTGTGGTTCCCCGAGTTCTTCGGTAGCTTCCTGCCGGGCTGGGTGTTCAACGTGGCGACCATTGTTCACTCGGACGAAGCCCTGTTGGCGACCGGCTTTATCTTCTCGGTCCACTTTTTCAATACCCACCTGCGTCCGGAGAAATTCCCCATGGACTTCGTCATCTTCAACGGCGAAATGCACAAAGAAGAGTTTGTTGAAGAGCGTGGTGATCAGTGGAAGCGCTATCAAGAGCTGGGGATTACTGAGCAGTTCTTTAAAGAGAAAACATCCAGTCCGCTGTATGGCCTGATTCTGAGAATCTTTGGATTCACCGCAGTTGCCATTGGTGTCACCCTGCTGGTTCTGATGGTTGTTGCCATCCTTGGCGGCAGTCATTAA